Proteins encoded within one genomic window of Candidatus Reconcilbacillus cellulovorans:
- a CDS encoding nitroreductase, whose amino-acid sequence MDVMTAIETRREITQFDDRPIPRDVRDRLVRALCLSPSGNNLPSREFVLVSDRSMLRTLARTTPYMPWLEQAALGVVIIGDPTVSKYWLQDATIAGAYLWLAAVSFGLGAAWGAVFHSEDAEETARRERYVRNALGIPPAKRPVAIIGVGYPAARPAPKEPIPPEKVVHYETYGRGGGGTAG is encoded by the coding sequence ATGGACGTCATGACCGCCATCGAAACGCGGCGCGAAATCACACAGTTCGACGATCGGCCGATTCCCCGCGACGTCCGCGACCGGCTCGTCCGCGCGCTCTGCCTGTCGCCGTCCGGCAACAACCTGCCGTCTCGGGAATTCGTGCTGGTCAGCGACCGCTCCATGCTGCGAACCCTTGCGCGGACAACGCCGTACATGCCGTGGCTGGAACAGGCCGCACTCGGCGTCGTCATCATCGGCGACCCGACGGTCAGCAAATATTGGCTGCAAGACGCGACCATCGCCGGCGCCTACCTCTGGCTCGCCGCCGTCTCGTTCGGTCTCGGCGCGGCGTGGGGTGCCGTTTTTCACTCGGAAGACGCGGAAGAGACGGCACGGCGTGAACGCTACGTTCGAAACGCTCTCGGCATCCCTCCTGCCAAACGCCCGGTCGCCATTATCGGGGTCGGCTATCCCGCTGCGCGCCCTGCGCCGAAAGAGCCGATCCCGCCGGAAAAGGTCGTCCATTACGAAACGTACGGCAGAGGCGGAGGCGGAACTGCAGGATGA
- a CDS encoding aspartate racemase, with the protein MKTVGLIGGMSWQSTLLYYRWINEDVQAALGGLRSARILLDSLDFAPLARAQAEGDWNTAVRTLAESARRLEAAGADFLLVCANTMHRVADDVQASVRIPLVHIADTVAEAALAFGVANVGLLGTRATLEHDFYSRKLESFGLKTTVPEADDRAALDRIIFEELCRGIVREESRAAVLAAVETLLGRGADGIALACTELGLLLNPEQTDLGVPLLDSARLHARKAARLALDDALLNAVEGIIDDRSDAAPPYKI; encoded by the coding sequence ATGAAAACAGTCGGCCTGATCGGCGGGATGAGCTGGCAGTCGACTCTGCTCTATTACCGCTGGATCAACGAAGACGTCCAAGCGGCGCTCGGCGGCCTTCGCTCCGCCCGCATCCTCCTGGACAGCCTCGATTTTGCGCCGCTTGCGCGAGCCCAAGCGGAAGGCGACTGGAACACCGCCGTCCGAACCCTTGCCGAATCGGCCCGGCGGCTGGAAGCGGCTGGAGCCGACTTCCTGCTCGTCTGCGCCAATACGATGCACCGCGTCGCGGACGACGTCCAAGCTTCCGTCCGCATTCCGCTCGTGCATATCGCGGATACCGTGGCGGAAGCGGCGCTGGCCTTCGGCGTCGCGAACGTCGGGCTGCTCGGCACCCGGGCGACGCTGGAACACGATTTCTACTCGCGCAAGCTGGAGTCGTTCGGGCTGAAAACCACGGTACCGGAAGCGGACGACCGCGCGGCGCTCGACCGGATCATTTTTGAAGAGCTGTGCCGCGGCATCGTGCGGGAAGAGTCGCGCGCGGCCGTCCTCGCCGCCGTCGAAACGCTGCTCGGCCGCGGAGCCGACGGTATCGCGCTCGCCTGCACCGAACTCGGCCTGCTGCTCAATCCCGAGCAGACCGATCTCGGCGTCCCGCTGCTTGACTCCGCACGCCTTCACGCGCGCAAAGCCGCGCGGCTCGCGTTGGACGACGC